Proteins encoded in a region of the Photobacterium angustum genome:
- a CDS encoding acyl-CoA dehydrogenase, with protein MSTLSVMRKRYLSDPAFKMFKKVLPPLSETEREAMEAGSVWWDGELFSGQPNWNTLLTYPKPKLSDEEQVFIDTKLETLLAMLNDYQIVQEDKDLSPEVWQYLRDEKFFSLIIGKEYGGLDFSAHANSTIVAKIATRSLSAAVCVMVPNSLGPGELLTHYGTEEQKNYWLPRLANGKDIPCFALTGPEAGSDAGSIPDEGIVCYGEHEGEQVLGLRLTWNKRYITLAPVATVLGLAFKMKDPDGLLGDKKELGITCALIPADHPGVEIGERHDPLNMAFMNGPTRGNDVFIPMDWLIGGQEYAGKGWRMLVECLSAGRGISLPALGTAIGHLTAKTTGAYSVVRKQFGTSIGNFEGVAQSLGRIGGFTYMLEAARTLTTTSLDMGQTPGIVTAIAKYHMTEMARTILNDSMDVHAGRAIQLGPMNYLGHHYFGMPVAITVEGANILTRNLMIFGQGATRCHPYVLSEMEAAANPDEQQGAKEFDKLLSKHIGFAIGNVSKSLLNAFSGSRFNRSPVSGETAPYYRQLARMAKALAVSADFAMLSLGGELKRRELVSARLGDVLSHLYLASAVLKRYEDEGRQQQDLSMVKYGVEHCLHQCGVAFNDVFNNFPRKGVGRLLRTINFPLGIHYHAPSDVIAIDIAEALMTPGVHRERLTHLCYVGDKEDDPVAIMERAFLAMHEIKPLERKLMKATRRGEIPRKASLTNKLQVALDVGVITEADKKKIENAEQLRQKAVQVDHFCADHFKKARILPGKAA; from the coding sequence ATGAGCACTTTATCTGTAATGCGAAAACGTTATCTCAGCGACCCCGCCTTTAAGATGTTTAAAAAAGTGTTGCCACCGTTATCTGAAACAGAACGCGAGGCAATGGAAGCGGGAAGTGTATGGTGGGATGGCGAGTTATTTAGTGGACAACCTAACTGGAATACGTTGTTAACCTATCCTAAGCCCAAACTTTCTGATGAAGAGCAAGTGTTTATCGACACTAAGCTAGAAACGTTATTGGCTATGTTAAACGATTATCAGATTGTACAAGAAGATAAAGATTTATCGCCAGAGGTGTGGCAGTACTTACGTGATGAAAAGTTTTTCTCGTTAATTATTGGTAAAGAATACGGTGGCCTTGATTTTTCAGCGCATGCGAATTCAACCATAGTTGCCAAAATTGCGACGCGTAGTTTAAGTGCTGCGGTATGTGTCATGGTACCTAATTCCCTAGGGCCTGGTGAATTATTGACTCATTACGGGACAGAAGAGCAGAAGAATTATTGGCTACCACGTTTAGCTAACGGTAAAGATATTCCATGTTTTGCATTAACTGGGCCAGAAGCTGGTTCAGATGCCGGTAGTATTCCTGATGAAGGTATTGTTTGTTATGGCGAACATGAAGGTGAGCAAGTATTAGGTTTACGCCTAACATGGAACAAACGCTATATTACCTTAGCACCCGTTGCAACAGTATTAGGTCTAGCTTTCAAAATGAAAGATCCTGATGGCCTGCTTGGTGATAAAAAAGAATTAGGTATTACCTGTGCATTAATTCCCGCCGATCATCCTGGTGTTGAAATTGGTGAACGCCATGACCCATTGAATATGGCATTTATGAATGGACCTACACGCGGTAATGATGTGTTCATTCCAATGGATTGGTTAATAGGTGGTCAAGAATATGCTGGTAAAGGTTGGCGAATGCTAGTGGAGTGTTTATCAGCAGGACGTGGTATTTCCCTTCCTGCATTAGGCACTGCCATTGGTCATTTAACAGCGAAAACGACAGGCGCATATTCCGTTGTTCGTAAGCAATTTGGTACTTCAATCGGTAATTTTGAAGGCGTTGCACAATCTTTAGGGCGAATAGGTGGCTTCACTTATATGTTGGAAGCTGCCCGAACGTTAACCACGACTTCACTAGATATGGGACAAACCCCTGGGATTGTTACAGCCATTGCTAAATACCATATGACTGAAATGGCACGAACAATCCTTAATGATTCAATGGATGTGCATGCTGGTCGTGCTATTCAGCTCGGTCCAATGAACTATTTAGGCCATCACTACTTTGGTATGCCAGTTGCTATCACTGTTGAAGGCGCGAATATTCTAACTCGAAACTTGATGATCTTTGGTCAAGGTGCAACACGTTGCCACCCTTATGTGCTTAGTGAAATGGAAGCGGCTGCTAACCCAGATGAACAGCAAGGTGCAAAAGAGTTTGATAAGTTGCTATCAAAACATATTGGTTTTGCTATTGGTAATGTTAGTAAGTCTTTACTGAATGCCTTTTCAGGCTCTCGTTTTAACCGTTCACCCGTTAGTGGTGAAACAGCACCTTATTATCGCCAGTTAGCAAGAATGGCTAAGGCATTGGCGGTGAGTGCGGATTTTGCGATGTTAAGCCTTGGCGGTGAGTTAAAACGCCGAGAATTAGTCTCTGCACGTTTAGGTGATGTTTTAAGTCATCTTTATTTAGCATCGGCAGTATTGAAACGCTATGAAGATGAAGGGCGTCAACAGCAAGATTTATCAATGGTGAAATACGGTGTAGAGCATTGTTTACATCAATGTGGTGTTGCTTTTAATGATGTATTTAATAATTTCCCTCGTAAAGGTGTTGGGCGTCTACTTCGTACGATTAACTTCCCGTTAGGCATCCATTATCACGCACCATCAGATGTAATAGCTATCGACATCGCAGAAGCATTAATGACTCCAGGTGTACATCGTGAGCGATTAACTCATCTTTGTTATGTTGGTGATAAAGAGGATGATCCTGTTGCGATTATGGAACGTGCCTTTTTAGCTATGCACGAGATCAAACCTTTAGAGCGAAAACTGATGAAAGCAACACGTAGAGGTGAGATCCCACGCAAAGCTTCGTTAACAAATAAGTTACAAGTTGCATTAGATGTGGGAGTAATCACAGAAGCAGATAAGAAAAAAATAGAAAATGCTGAACAGCTAAGACAAAAAGCGGTTCAAGTTGATCATTTTTGTGCAGACCATTTTAAAAAAGCTCGCATACTACCAGGAAAAGCGGCTTAG
- a CDS encoding ATP-binding protein produces MNKLIQPRLRRRVLITSVAIIALVTSALAGVINKLYSQSYMASYSSELVAQMPMVVAQLNRAGLIKDVDKWIDSLDPSDTDYIAVVCDQADNTTWLSHEANKANLKDVCRYLPEEIPTPTLIKMGDDKGYIAYNLSRDKENGNIYQLVVLRSANDYEKSLEKLHQRTAFYLGLFVLIAVAFLIAAFHWGFQPLRKLASQLDQMAEAKREKLDNDYPMELQEVTKAVNRLNRISSDQKGRYRHAMDDLAHSLKTRLAATNALLDDKTLERHELNQRIMEQISQMDDLVQYQLKRAMVGQQGLQKSNSQLMPVVNSLSLMLSKIYADKQAQLHYHFNEDVMLPLNKDDLMELFGNMLENSFRFCISQVHITVTETNTHFTIKIEDDGPGVKPDMREAIFQRGVRSDQLNPGQGIGLSVCNEIIDSYQGTIYVEDSPLEGAAFIITLPKLND; encoded by the coding sequence ATGAATAAACTTATACAGCCGCGTTTAAGACGTCGAGTTTTAATCACCTCTGTAGCTATTATTGCTTTAGTCACATCGGCCTTAGCCGGTGTGATTAATAAGCTTTATTCTCAAAGCTATATGGCTTCATACTCTTCAGAGCTTGTCGCTCAAATGCCCATGGTTGTTGCTCAACTTAACCGTGCAGGCTTAATTAAAGATGTTGATAAGTGGATTGATTCTCTTGATCCATCAGATACCGATTATATTGCCGTAGTGTGCGATCAAGCAGATAACACCACATGGTTATCTCATGAAGCCAATAAAGCGAATTTAAAAGATGTTTGTCGTTATCTGCCAGAAGAAATACCAACCCCTACCCTAATAAAAATGGGTGATGATAAAGGCTATATCGCTTATAACCTCAGTCGAGATAAAGAAAATGGCAACATTTATCAGCTCGTAGTACTACGTTCTGCAAATGATTATGAAAAATCATTAGAAAAACTCCACCAACGTACAGCATTTTATCTCGGTCTGTTTGTACTTATTGCGGTTGCATTTCTTATTGCTGCCTTTCACTGGGGATTTCAGCCGTTACGTAAGTTAGCCTCTCAACTCGATCAAATGGCAGAAGCGAAAAGAGAAAAACTCGATAATGATTATCCAATGGAGCTGCAAGAAGTAACTAAAGCAGTTAACCGATTAAATCGTATCAGCAGTGATCAAAAAGGACGTTACCGCCATGCGATGGATGATCTTGCCCATAGTTTAAAAACCCGTTTAGCGGCAACAAATGCATTATTGGATGATAAAACGTTAGAGCGTCACGAGCTAAATCAACGCATTATGGAGCAAATCAGCCAAATGGATGATCTTGTCCAATATCAGCTCAAACGTGCAATGGTGGGTCAGCAAGGGCTACAAAAAAGTAATTCTCAATTAATGCCAGTTGTTAATAGCCTTAGTTTAATGCTCAGCAAAATCTATGCAGATAAACAAGCTCAATTGCATTACCACTTCAATGAAGATGTTATGTTGCCGCTAAATAAAGATGATTTAATGGAATTATTTGGCAACATGCTCGAAAACTCATTCCGTTTTTGTATTAGCCAAGTGCATATTACTGTGACAGAAACCAACACTCACTTTACCATTAAGATTGAAGATGATGGCCCTGGTGTCAAACCGGATATGAGAGAGGCGATATTTCAACGAGGAGTACGTTCAGATCAGCTAAACCCAGGCCAAGGTATTGGTTTATCGGTGTGTAATGAAATTATCGATAGCTATCAAGGGACTATCTATGTTGAAGATTCGCCATTAGAAGGGGCTGCATTTATTATTACACTGCCAAAACTTAATGATTAA
- a CDS encoding SDR family oxidoreductase has product MNVAICGCGWLGLPLAKALYKEGHNVYGTKRNARDANALSACGIHGVPMQLPLTEDEQLASLATMLSSDVMVINIAAGRNSIDKEQHYQNVLSLSNAAYQSGCQRIIFISTTSVYDGRKGRVTEDEDVMPLTDSALTHVKIENSLRAQWGDQLTIVRLSGLIGEDRHPVKFLAGRNGLKGGSNPVNLIHLEDCVAAIVRLIGIKDTMSVLHLASDFHPTRREYYTQMAKQLSLPLPEFLPDDESSTAKVIDAAKTLTDLGYVLKHRDLMLSK; this is encoded by the coding sequence ATGAATGTTGCTATATGCGGTTGTGGTTGGCTTGGTTTGCCCTTAGCAAAGGCATTATATAAAGAGGGCCATAACGTTTACGGTACAAAAAGAAATGCGAGAGATGCGAATGCTTTAAGTGCATGTGGCATACATGGTGTGCCAATGCAGTTACCATTAACAGAAGATGAACAACTAGCATCTTTAGCTACGATGTTATCAAGTGATGTGATGGTGATTAATATTGCTGCCGGTCGCAATAGTATTGATAAAGAACAGCATTATCAGAATGTGTTATCCCTTTCTAATGCGGCTTATCAATCAGGATGTCAGCGCATTATATTCATTAGTACAACGTCAGTTTATGATGGACGAAAAGGACGTGTGACTGAAGATGAAGATGTGATGCCATTAACTGATTCTGCTTTGACGCATGTGAAGATTGAAAATAGTTTGCGTGCTCAATGGGGTGATCAATTAACGATAGTGCGGTTATCGGGGTTGATTGGTGAAGACCGTCATCCTGTCAAATTTTTAGCGGGTAGAAACGGTTTAAAAGGAGGCAGTAATCCCGTTAATCTTATTCACTTAGAAGACTGTGTTGCGGCGATAGTAAGGTTGATTGGTATCAAAGATACTATGTCTGTCTTACATTTAGCATCTGACTTTCACCCTACACGTAGAGAGTATTATACTCAGATGGCGAAGCAATTATCATTGCCATTGCCTGAATTTTTACCTGATGATGAAAGTAGTACTGCAAAAGTGATTGATGCTGCGAAGACATTAACTGATCTAGGTTATGTTCTTAAACATAGAGATTTGATGCTGTCTAAATAG
- a CDS encoding GrxA family glutaredoxin: MFVVIFGRPGCPFCVRAKELAEKIKVERDDFNFRYVDIHAEGISKADLEKTVGKPVETVPQIFVDQEHIGGCTEFEAYSKEHNLLFQ, encoded by the coding sequence ATGTTCGTAGTTATTTTTGGTCGCCCAGGTTGCCCATTCTGTGTACGTGCTAAGGAATTAGCAGAAAAAATTAAAGTAGAACGCGACGACTTTAACTTCCGTTACGTTGATATTCATGCGGAAGGTATCAGTAAAGCGGATCTAGAAAAAACGGTAGGTAAACCAGTTGAAACTGTGCCACAGATCTTCGTTGATCAAGAGCACATTGGTGGCTGTACTGAGTTTGAAGCTTACTCTAAAGAACATAATCTACTGTTCCAATAA
- a CDS encoding response regulator: MRILIVEDDAILSHHLKSQLSELGNQVQCANTAEEGLFFAENYPNDIAIVDIGLPDRDGISLIKDMRKKGLRLPILILTARSNWQDKVTGLEAGADDYLVKPFQKEEMVARLSALVRRSAGFVKPEMTAGDIRVDLLAKQVYVHETLLELTAFEYDLLEYLMRHSRQVVSKQRLLDVLYEDQEGDPNTIEVMISRLRKKFTKTGQDNPISTIRGQGYIFELNAQ, from the coding sequence ATGCGAATTCTTATTGTCGAAGACGATGCAATCCTTAGCCATCACTTAAAATCTCAACTCAGTGAATTAGGCAACCAAGTTCAGTGTGCAAACACAGCAGAAGAAGGTTTATTCTTTGCTGAAAACTACCCCAATGATATTGCGATTGTTGATATTGGTTTACCCGACCGTGATGGGATCAGTTTAATCAAAGACATGCGTAAAAAGGGGCTTCGTCTTCCCATTCTTATTCTTACTGCGCGTTCAAATTGGCAAGACAAAGTTACAGGGCTTGAAGCTGGTGCTGATGACTATCTCGTTAAGCCATTCCAAAAAGAAGAGATGGTTGCTCGCTTAAGCGCACTCGTTCGCCGAAGCGCTGGTTTTGTAAAGCCAGAAATGACCGCAGGTGATATCCGTGTTGATCTCCTCGCTAAGCAAGTTTATGTTCATGAAACATTATTAGAGTTAACCGCTTTTGAATATGACTTACTTGAATATCTCATGCGCCATAGCCGTCAGGTTGTGTCAAAACAACGCTTACTCGATGTGTTATATGAAGATCAAGAAGGCGATCCTAATACAATCGAAGTTATGATTAGTCGTCTACGTAAAAAATTCACTAAAACAGGCCAAGATAATCCAATATCAACCATTCGTGGTCAAGGGTATATTTTTGAACTTAATGCCCAATGA
- a CDS encoding L-lactate MFS transporter, translating into MFDRAKQILIAGFCINLCIGILFTWSVFKKALVVDLGWTNSEASLPYTVAIITFSITLLLAGILQDKFGPKRVLIAGTICSGLGLIASGYITNPTQLIFTFGILAGGGIGFGYACLSPAAMKWFHPSKRGLVNGLIAAGFGLAGVYLAPLITSLIGSYGISYSFIILGIALLCIATPLAFTITNPPTHYVPVASSKQTNKKVAVPQKEMRWTAMLKTTQFYSIWVMYLCASSTGLMIIGNITSIASAQAGMTDAAHLVVILALFNTSGRVFAGMLCDKIGGLKTLSLSFMLSIANMMLFPHYTSHISLIIGMATAGLCYGTLPAVFPSLTAGFYGLKNYGTNYGVVYTAWGVSGFIGPVIAAVAVDTTGNYNLAYFYSAIIMGIAFVFSVLTKNPTGKAVKTVEKEDNEILNTKVTA; encoded by the coding sequence ATGTTTGATAGAGCAAAGCAAATTCTTATTGCTGGTTTTTGTATTAATTTATGTATTGGTATTCTATTTACTTGGAGCGTATTTAAAAAAGCGCTAGTTGTTGATTTAGGATGGACAAACTCAGAAGCATCTCTGCCTTATACTGTTGCTATTATTACCTTCTCTATAACTCTTCTTTTAGCTGGTATTTTACAAGATAAATTTGGCCCTAAACGTGTATTAATAGCAGGTACAATTTGCTCTGGTTTGGGTTTAATCGCATCAGGTTACATCACAAACCCTACTCAACTTATTTTTACCTTTGGTATTCTTGCTGGTGGTGGCATTGGTTTTGGTTATGCTTGTTTAAGCCCTGCTGCAATGAAATGGTTTCATCCTTCGAAGCGCGGGCTTGTAAATGGCCTTATCGCTGCGGGCTTTGGGCTTGCTGGTGTTTATCTTGCTCCATTAATTACATCGTTAATAGGGAGTTACGGTATTAGCTATAGCTTCATTATTTTAGGTATTGCGCTTTTATGTATTGCTACACCATTAGCATTTACCATTACTAATCCACCAACGCATTACGTACCTGTCGCTTCATCTAAACAAACAAATAAGAAAGTAGCGGTGCCACAAAAAGAAATGCGCTGGACTGCTATGCTCAAAACGACTCAGTTTTATAGCATTTGGGTTATGTACCTTTGTGCATCATCAACAGGCTTAATGATCATTGGTAATATTACCTCTATCGCTTCGGCACAAGCAGGTATGACGGATGCTGCTCACCTTGTTGTTATTCTAGCTTTATTTAATACATCAGGCCGTGTGTTTGCTGGCATGCTATGCGACAAAATTGGTGGTCTTAAAACATTATCATTGTCATTTATGTTATCTATTGCCAACATGATGTTGTTCCCTCATTACACAAGCCATATTAGTCTTATCATCGGTATGGCAACAGCGGGCTTATGTTATGGAACCTTACCTGCAGTATTTCCATCACTAACTGCAGGTTTCTATGGTTTGAAAAACTACGGTACAAACTATGGTGTCGTATACACAGCATGGGGTGTCAGTGGTTTCATTGGCCCTGTTATCGCCGCAGTTGCTGTTGATACCACAGGTAATTACAACCTCGCTTATTTCTACTCGGCAATTATCATGGGAATCGCATTTGTGTTTTCGGTGCTAACAAAGAATCCAACAGGCAAAGCTGTGAAAACTGTTGAAAAAGAAGACAATGAAATTCTAAATACAAAAGTTACGGCCTAA
- a CDS encoding aspartate:alanine antiporter: MNIDVAALLHHNDILLLFVVLAVGLSIGKIRFGKMSLGNSIGVLVTALLFGNAGFTFDTDALNIGFMLFIFCVGIEAGPNFFGIFFRDGKHYLLLALVVLLSSIAITMTMAHYLHMDIGLATGLMAGSLTATPVLVGAKDALNTGLSGITDPAMIKQLTESLSVGYAMSYLVGLVSLIFLAKLMPTLQKQNLAESSQQIARERGIGEVAQRKVYLPIIRAYRVGPELINWIDGRNLRELGIYRQTGCYIERVRRNGILANPDGDAILQEGDEIALVGYPDSHARLDPSFRNGKEVFDRDLLDLRIIEEEIVVKNDGIAGKRLSELNLSEYGCFLNRVVRAQIEMPMDHNILLNKGDILQVSGEKSRVHGLAERIGFISIHSQIADLLAFCCFFIIGLLLGLITMKFGHIAFGLGSAAGLLIAGITLGFLRANHPTFGYVPQGALNMAKDLGLMVFMVGIGLSAGSNLFESIGHIGLTVFVTSLMVSVIPVVLAYLFGAYVLKMNRALLFGAIIGARTCAPAMDMINAHARSTIPALGYAGTYAIANVLLTIAGTLIIILK, encoded by the coding sequence GTGAACATTGATGTAGCAGCACTTCTACACCATAATGATATTTTATTACTCTTTGTTGTCCTTGCCGTAGGTTTAAGTATTGGCAAAATACGCTTTGGTAAGATGAGCTTAGGTAATTCTATTGGCGTTTTAGTCACAGCACTGCTGTTTGGTAATGCTGGTTTTACTTTTGATACTGACGCTTTAAATATTGGCTTTATGCTGTTTATTTTTTGTGTAGGTATAGAAGCGGGTCCAAACTTTTTCGGCATCTTTTTTCGAGACGGTAAGCACTACCTTTTACTTGCGCTCGTCGTTCTGCTTTCCTCCATCGCGATAACCATGACAATGGCGCATTATCTACATATGGATATTGGCCTTGCGACAGGTTTAATGGCAGGTTCATTAACGGCAACGCCAGTATTAGTGGGCGCTAAAGACGCATTAAATACGGGTCTATCAGGCATTACCGATCCAGCAATGATTAAACAGCTTACAGAGAGTTTAAGTGTTGGTTATGCGATGTCCTATTTAGTGGGTTTAGTGAGCTTGATATTCCTTGCTAAACTTATGCCTACACTACAAAAACAAAATCTTGCTGAATCATCACAACAAATTGCACGTGAACGAGGTATTGGTGAAGTCGCACAGCGAAAAGTTTACCTACCAATTATTCGCGCATACCGTGTTGGACCAGAACTGATTAATTGGATTGATGGCCGTAACCTTCGTGAATTAGGTATCTACCGCCAAACCGGGTGCTATATCGAACGTGTACGTCGTAACGGCATTTTAGCGAACCCTGATGGTGATGCGATTTTACAAGAAGGTGATGAAATTGCGCTAGTAGGTTACCCTGATAGCCACGCACGTCTTGATCCTAGCTTCCGTAATGGTAAAGAAGTTTTTGATCGTGATTTATTAGACCTTCGCATTATTGAAGAAGAAATCGTGGTAAAAAACGATGGTATTGCCGGCAAACGTTTATCAGAACTGAACCTTTCAGAGTACGGTTGTTTCTTAAACCGTGTGGTTCGTGCTCAAATCGAAATGCCGATGGATCACAATATTCTGTTAAACAAAGGTGATATTCTGCAAGTTAGTGGTGAGAAAAGTCGTGTTCATGGTTTAGCAGAACGTATTGGCTTTATTTCAATCCACAGCCAGATTGCAGATTTATTAGCTTTTTGTTGTTTCTTTATCATAGGGTTACTGCTTGGTTTAATTACCATGAAGTTTGGTCATATCGCGTTTGGTTTAGGTAGTGCTGCAGGTCTGTTAATTGCAGGTATTACACTTGGATTTTTACGTGCAAACCACCCTACTTTCGGTTATGTCCCTCAAGGGGCATTAAATATGGCGAAAGATTTAGGCTTGATGGTCTTTATGGTTGGTATTGGCTTAAGTGCTGGCTCTAACCTTTTTGAATCCATTGGTCATATCGGTTTAACTGTTTTTGTCACCAGTTTAATGGTAAGTGTGATCCCAGTGGTTTTAGCTTATCTGTTCGGTGCTTATGTGCTGAAAATGAACCGTGCACTACTTTTTGGTGCCATCATTGGCGCGCGTACTTGTGCCCCAGCTATGGATATGATCAACGCTCATGCGCGTAGTACTATTCCTGCTTTAGGTTATGCAGGTACCTATGCTATCGCCAACGTATTGCTCACTATTGCAGGTACGTTAATTATTATTCTGAAGTAA
- a CDS encoding TetR/AcrR family transcriptional regulator, producing the protein MAGKGETKSRILDAAELLFAEHGFNETSLRTITSKAGVNLASVNYHYGDKKTLVRAVLSRYLDIFMPALQSELERLLTRDDFTMEDVFHCTKSPLVSLNDCRTNGATVFMSLLGRGYTDVQGHLRWFIVTRYDKVLSLFVTAVCRANPSLDPETLFWRLHFTLGASVFTMASSAALCEIAENDFSSHVKTEDLIDRLVPYLAAGVGAPIEPNISLVKQV; encoded by the coding sequence ATGGCTGGAAAAGGTGAAACTAAAAGTCGCATTCTAGATGCCGCTGAGCTGTTATTTGCCGAGCATGGTTTTAACGAAACGTCGCTGCGGACCATAACGAGTAAAGCTGGAGTCAATCTTGCCTCTGTAAATTACCATTACGGAGACAAGAAAACATTAGTACGTGCAGTACTCAGCCGCTACCTTGATATTTTTATGCCAGCGCTGCAAAGCGAATTAGAAAGACTCTTAACCCGCGATGATTTTACGATGGAAGATGTTTTCCACTGTACCAAGTCACCGTTAGTGAGCCTTAATGATTGTCGAACTAATGGCGCGACGGTTTTTATGTCATTACTAGGGCGAGGTTATACTGACGTACAGGGACATTTACGGTGGTTTATTGTTACCCGTTACGACAAAGTTCTCTCTCTTTTTGTCACAGCAGTATGCCGTGCTAATCCATCCTTAGATCCGGAAACTCTTTTCTGGCGCTTACATTTCACGTTAGGTGCATCGGTATTCACGATGGCATCAAGCGCCGCTTTGTGTGAAATAGCAGAAAACGATTTTTCGAGTCATGTGAAAACTGAAGATTTAATTGATCGCCTTGTCCCCTATCTCGCAGCAGGGGTTGGTGCGCCAATAGAACCGAATATTTCTCTGGTTAAGCAAGTCTAA
- the fabV gene encoding enoyl-ACP reductase FabV, producing MIIKPKTRGFICTTTHPVGCEENVKEQIAYTKAQGPIANAPKRVLVVGSSSGYGLSSRIAAAFGGGAATIGVFFEKPGTEKKPGTAGWYNSAAFDKFAKEEGLYSKSLNGDAFSNEAKQKTIELIKEDLGQVDMVIYSLASPVRKLPETGEVIRSCLKPMGETYTATAVDTNKDVLIEASIEPATEQEVADTVTVMGGQDWELWIDALSDAGVLADGCKTVAYSYIGTEITWPIYWHGALGQAKMDLDRAATELNEKLAQHGGSANVAVLKSVVTQASAAIPVMPLYIAMVFKKMREEGVHEGCMQQILRMFNQRLFKADGTAPEVDGENRLRLDDWELREDIQQHCRDLWPNVTNENLFDVADYQQYKDEFLKLFGFGIDAVDYDADVNPVVEFDVKDI from the coding sequence ATGATCATCAAACCTAAAACTCGTGGATTTATTTGTACAACAACGCACCCTGTGGGTTGTGAAGAGAACGTAAAAGAGCAAATTGCTTATACTAAAGCACAAGGTCCAATCGCGAACGCACCTAAGCGTGTGTTAGTTGTTGGTTCATCAAGTGGTTATGGCTTATCGTCTCGTATTGCTGCGGCATTCGGCGGTGGTGCTGCAACTATTGGTGTGTTCTTTGAAAAACCAGGTACAGAGAAGAAACCAGGCACTGCAGGTTGGTATAACTCAGCAGCATTTGACAAGTTTGCGAAAGAAGAAGGTCTTTATTCAAAAAGCTTGAATGGTGATGCTTTCTCTAACGAAGCAAAACAAAAGACAATCGAATTGATCAAAGAAGATCTTGGTCAAGTTGATATGGTGATTTACTCACTTGCATCACCTGTACGTAAATTACCTGAAACAGGTGAAGTTATCCGCTCATGCTTAAAACCAATGGGTGAGACGTACACAGCAACAGCAGTAGATACCAATAAAGATGTATTAATCGAAGCAAGCATTGAGCCAGCTACAGAGCAAGAAGTTGCTGATACTGTAACGGTTATGGGCGGTCAAGACTGGGAACTTTGGATTGATGCTCTATCTGATGCTGGCGTTTTAGCTGACGGTTGCAAGACGGTTGCTTATAGCTACATTGGTACTGAAATTACTTGGCCAATTTACTGGCACGGTGCATTAGGTCAAGCGAAAATGGATCTTGATCGTGCTGCAACAGAGCTAAATGAAAAATTAGCACAACATGGTGGCTCAGCGAATGTTGCTGTGCTTAAGAGTGTTGTAACGCAAGCTAGTGCTGCAATTCCTGTTATGCCACTTTACATTGCGATGGTATTTAAGAAGATGCGTGAAGAAGGCGTACACGAAGGTTGTATGCAGCAGATTTTACGTATGTTCAATCAACGCTTATTTAAAGCAGATGGTACAGCACCAGAAGTTGATGGCGAAAACCGTTTACGTCTAGATGATTGGGAACTTCGCGAAGATATTCAGCAACATTGTCGTGATTTATGGCCAAATGTAACTAATGAAAACTTATTTGATGTCGCTGACTATCAGCAATATAAAGATGAGTTTTTAAAGCTATTTGGCTTTGGTATTGACGCTGTTGATTATGATGCAGATGTGAATCCGGTTGTTGAGTTTGATGTGAAAGACATCTAA